From a region of the Acanthochromis polyacanthus isolate Apoly-LR-REF ecotype Palm Island chromosome 3, KAUST_Apoly_ChrSc, whole genome shotgun sequence genome:
- the dpy30 gene encoding protein dpy-30 homolog isoform X2, giving the protein MEGHTPVSENPHAEYGLTDNIQRTVENEKASAEKMLKQKVDLQALPTRAYLDQTVVPILLQGLSVLAKERPPNPIEYLAAFLLKNKSQFDERN; this is encoded by the exons atggagggacacacacct GTTTCTGAAAACCCTCATGCAGAGTACGGCCTGACAGACAAcatccag AGGACGGTGGAGAACGAGAAGGCAAGTGCAGAGAAGATGTTGAAGCAGAAGGTGGACCTGCAGGCGCTGCCCACCAGAGCCTACCTGGACCAGACGGTGGTTCCCATCCTGCTGCAGGGGCTGTCGGTGCTGGCCAAGGAGAG GCCTCCAAACCCCATCGAGTATCTGGCAGCGTTTCTGCTGAAGAACAAATCCCAGTTTGACGAGAGGAATTAA
- the dpy30 gene encoding protein dpy-30 homolog isoform X1 — protein sequence MADDHADGDQLMEGHTPVSENPHAEYGLTDNIQRTVENEKASAEKMLKQKVDLQALPTRAYLDQTVVPILLQGLSVLAKERPPNPIEYLAAFLLKNKSQFDERN from the exons ATGGCGGACG ATCACGCAGACGGAGATCAGctgatggagggacacacacct GTTTCTGAAAACCCTCATGCAGAGTACGGCCTGACAGACAAcatccag AGGACGGTGGAGAACGAGAAGGCAAGTGCAGAGAAGATGTTGAAGCAGAAGGTGGACCTGCAGGCGCTGCCCACCAGAGCCTACCTGGACCAGACGGTGGTTCCCATCCTGCTGCAGGGGCTGTCGGTGCTGGCCAAGGAGAG GCCTCCAAACCCCATCGAGTATCTGGCAGCGTTTCTGCTGAAGAACAAATCCCAGTTTGACGAGAGGAATTAA